From the genome of Treponema denticola:
GATTTTATTTGCCTTACCAGTATTTATGTTTAAAACTTGTACCGTAAGTTCCAGCGGCACTTGTTCCGGTTTTGTGATGAACGCATCGGACAGCTTTAATGTTGTATTTTCAGGATAGTCTTCCTTACCGTTATAGAAAACATAAAACTCAGGTGTAGGTATTTTTGACAGTTTTCTTAAATATCTGTCAGTCGGAGCTTGCAGCTTTTCATAGAGCCTTGCTATGTATTCTAAAAATCGTAGAGGCATATTTTCGTTTATGGTGGATTGGTGTTCTGCAAGAATGATAATTTTACCATCTACAAGACAGGAAACATCATTGATTATGTTCATATACATGACATTATCGAGCCGTATATTTTCTACAGGAGACGAAAGCGGAAGGTGTGTACCGTGTAATGCATTGTAAAGCGACAAAAAATTCTCTTTTGCAAATATACGGGCATCTGCTGCGTCGCACGGCAAAAAAGTGTCCTCGACGTATACCCGATACGCCTGCGGTACTTTTTTGCCTAACTCCTTGCATCTGCTCCGCCTATTTGCAAAAGTACTCATACTATATAACCGCCACGGATGGCGGTGGTTCCACGCAAATGCGATGTTTTGAGCTTTGCTCAAAACTCGAAGTCAACGACTGTACACGGATGTACAGTCGTTGACGGTCGACAAATACCGAGTCTTTATATTTTCTGTTTGCCGTACTCATAGCTATTTCCTCACTGGTTGTATTATACCACACTTTCAGCAATTTTGTAAGAGAATCAATCAATACTTTCAATACTTTTCGCACCCTTGCAGGAAACCTCTGAACTGTGATATAATTATAAAGTTATAAACGGAGGACTTTTTATGGATAAAAATGAAATATTAAATAGAGCAAAAAAATATGTTTCCGAAGAAAAGGAAGTAAAATTCTCAGAAGAGGTTAAGGCTTTAATCGAAAAAAACGATGAAAAAGAATTATATGACCGCTTTTATAGGGATTTGGAATTCGGAACGGCAGGTTTAAGGGGAATCATAGGAGGCGGCACAAACCGCATGAATCCTTTAGTAATAAAAAATGCAACCCAAGGACTTGCGGATTATCTGATTGAAGCAAAGCCTGACAAGGCTAAGGCCGGTTCTTTAAGTGCCGTAATTGCCTACGACTCAAGACGCTTTTCGGATGTTTTTGCAAAAACGGCTGCTCTGATTTTTGCGGCAAACAATATCCGCTGTTACCTTTTTTCGAGCCTCAGGCCTACGCCGGAACTTTCTTATGCCATAAGGGAACTCGGCTGCGATACGGGAATTGTAGTAACAGCCTCGCACAACCCTCCGGAATACAACGGCTACAAGGCCTACTGGTCGGACGGAGCCCAGATTACCCCGCCCCATGATTCGGGCATCATCAAAAAGGTAGGAGAAGTTTCTTCAATCAAAATGATGAGCGAAGAAGAAGCTCTTAAAAACGGAAAGCTCGTAATAATCGATAAAGAAATCGATGAAAAATACTGGGCTATGCTTAAAAAGAAAATCAGCCGTCAAGAAATTATTAAAAATATGGCTTCCAAGGTAAAGATAGTTTACACTCCCCTTCACGGAACGGGAGCTATGCATGTAGAAAAGGTTCTGGGAGAAATGGGCTTTAATGTTATAAGCGTTCCCGAACAGCGTGAACCTGACGGAAATTTCCCGACGGTAAGCTATCCCAATCCCGAAGACCCGAAAGCCTTAAAGATGGCCATGGATTTGGCTATAAAGGAAGGAGCCGATATTTTGATGGCCACCGATCCAGATGCCGACCGCTTTGCCTGTGCAGTAAAAAACGATGCAGGCGAAATGCAGCTTATAAGCGGCAACCAGATGGGAGCCCTCTTTGCGGATTATATCTGTCTTACATTAAAAGAACAAAATAAACTGCCTCAAAATGCCGCAATAGTACGCTCGATAGTAACCTCCCCCTTAAGCGATTTGATTGCGGCCTCTTACAATGTGCAAAGCGAAGAATGTCTTACCGGCTTTAAGTGGATATGCGGCGTTGCCGAAAGGATGGTAAGCACGGGCTCCCACTCCTATCTTTACGGTTATGAAGAAAGCTTCGGCTACAACTTCGGAACCGAGGTAAGAGATAAGGACGGTATTGCCTCTTCTGCAATTTGTGCCGAGATGACCCTCTATTGGAGGAGCAAGGGAAAGAGCCTCTTAGACAGGCTAAACGAAATCTTTTCTAAATTTGCCTTTTACGGAGAAAAGACCATCAACATGGTATACCCGGGAGCAGAAGGCTTAAAGATTATGCAGGACATGATGGTAAGAGTGCGGAAAAGAAATTTAAGCGAAATTGCCGGCGTGAAGGTAAAAACCATCAGGGATATTCAGGAAAGTACGGAATATTCTCCTTTAGAACCTTCCAAAAAAACTACAGTTACTTTACCTAAAAGCAATGTTCTTCAATATTATTTGGAAGACGGCTCCATAATATGCATAAGGCCCAGCGGCACCGAACCCAAGATAAAGATATACATAATCCATTCCGAAAAGGTTGTTTCATCGGTTGAAGAAGCTAAAAAACAATCGGATAAAAAGATTGCCGAATTTGAAAAAGAATTTAACGGGGTACTAAACACATAATGAGCTCTTACGATTGGATCAGTGCCGTCTATGATAAGGCGGTTTTTACGGCCTTCGATACCGAAACAACGGGCACGGAGGCCAAGGCAGAAAGAGTTGTCGAAATCGGCTGCGTAAAATTCGACATTCGCGGAGTTATCGCCCGCTACAATGTTCTAATTGACCCTGAAAAACCCATGCCTCCCGAAGCGGGCAAGGTAAATCAGATAACCGATGAGATGCTTGCAGGCCAGCCTAAATTCGCAGAAGTTTTGCCCGACTTTTTGGACTTTATCCGCAACACAGTTTTGGTTGCCCATAATGCAAGCTTCGATATAAACTTTATAAACTGCGAGCTTGAAAGGTGCGGAAAAACAAAGCTTACAAACAAGGTTTTTGACACCCTAACATTTGCACGCGAAACCCTTCCGGGCTTACAAAGCTATGCCCTGCAAAACCTTGCAACACAGTTTGGCGTTCAAGCCGTAAATGCCCACCGTGCCGAGGACGATGCCAGAGTCTGTATGGAATTCTTCAAAATAGCCGTAAGCCATTTCTTTGAAAAAAACAAGGATATGCTTGACTATTATAAAAAGGATGTCGATATTTCCGAATATTTGAGCACCAAGGACCCTGAAACGGACGGCGGCAAACTTGTTCAAAATTTATTTTAAAAAGGCTCAAATTAAAAAAGCCTCGATTGATTCTTTTTTGAGAAGAACCAATCGAGGCTTATAAATATTTTATCAAAACAATAAGGCTTATTTTTTCTTTGCTTTTTTTACGAGCTTTTCAAATTCGCTTATCTGATCCGTAAAAATCTTTATGCCTTCTTTCCAGAAGTCCGGAGTTTCGATATTAAAGCCTGCACTCTTTGTTACCTTAACGGCATCCATCATACCGGTCTTTCTTAAAATATCCTCGTAAACGGAAGTAAACTTTTCTCCTTCCTTTTTATAGCGGTTATAAAGACCGAGAGCAAAAAGCTGACCGAAAGCATAGGGGAAGTTATAAAAGCCCAGGTCGGCAGAATAATAATGCCCCTTAACAAGCCACATATATGGATGAAGCAATTTAGAATCAAGCCCGTTTCCATAGCTTTTCTTTTGAGCTTCAAGCATCAGGCGGCAGCAGTCTTCAGCTGTGAGTTCATGCTTTTCCCTTTCTTCCATAAAGGAGCGTTCAAAATAAAAACGAGAAAGAATATCGATCAATACCTGACATCCATCTTGAAGATGAATTTCCAATAGAGCCGTTTTTTGCTCTTCATTCATTTTTTTAATTTCGCTTTCAAACAAAATGGTTTCTGCAAAAATAGAAGCTGTCTCGGCAAGGGTCATAGGATAGCTTTGATTTATTACGGGCATATCCTTTACAACATTAAAGTGAAAGGCATGTCCCAGCTCGTGCGCTAAGGTACTTACAGAAGAAAAAGAGCCGTCGAAGTTGCAAAGAACCCTGGGTTCCTTTGTTACGGGAAAATGAGTACAGTAGGCTCCGCCGACCTTGCCGTTGCGTACCTCGCCGTCTATCCAGTTGGAGGCAAAGGCCTTTTTTGCAAAGTCTCCCATGTTCTTTGAAAATGAAGAAAAGTTTTCGATTACCAATGCCTTTGCTTCTTCCCAAGTATATGTCGGAAATGATTTTGAAACCGGAGCAAAGAGGTCATAAAAGGGTAAATCCTTTTTGCCTAAGAGCATGGCCTTAGCCTTTAAATACTTTCTCCATGCAGGAAGAGAATCTTCGATGGCGGAAATTAATGAGTCAAGAGTTTTTTGAGTTATATTTGCCTGCTTTACAGATTTTTCGATTGTGCCGCCCTTCCAGTTACGCCTTTTATTTAAGGTGATGGAAGTTCCCTTTACGCCGTTCAAGGCTGCGGCAACGGGCTTTTCTATGGACTTGCAAAGCTCAAGTTCTTTTTTAAAAGCCTTTTCGCGGACAGCCTCATCCTTATCGTAGGCCATCGCTCTAAGCTGAACCAAGGTTTTTTCTTCCTTAGTTTTTTCATCCCAAATACATGAAGCTGTGGAAGTCATCGTGCTCTGTAATTTGCTCCAAGCCGAAGCACCGGAGCGGGCAAGATCGGCAGCCAAGGCTTCCTCTTCTTCGCTCATCTGTTTTTTTTGCCAAAACAAGGTATTTTCCAAATAGAAAGAAGCATATTTTAAATCCTTGTCGTTTTTAATCAAGGCCTTTACCTCTTTGGAAACGGAAGCCAAGATATTCGAAAAGCGCACTCCAAGGGGCGTAAACGGAACAAAGAGAGCCGATATCGAGTTAAGCTCAGATAAAGCTTCCTTGTTTTCGGTATCGGTTGTATACACGGCCGAAGCATAGGCATAAAGAGTTTCAG
Proteins encoded in this window:
- a CDS encoding Rpn family recombination-promoting nuclease/putative transposase, encoding MPCDAADARIFAKENFLSLYNALHGTHLPLSSPVENIRLDNVMYMNIINDVSCLVDGKIIILAEHQSTINENMPLRFLEYIARLYEKLQAPTDRYLRKLSKIPTPEFYVFYNGKEDYPENTTLKLSDAFITKPEQVPLELTVQVLNINTGKANKILTVCKPLEEYSLFVEEVRNQTQLDSENGFTNAIKICIEKGILKEYLQRKSREVINMLVAEYDYDTDIAVQREESLKIGIQQGIQQGFSDGVYKTKLETARNLFRLGLSIENIAEATGLTKEEIESI
- a CDS encoding phospho-sugar mutase — protein: MDKNEILNRAKKYVSEEKEVKFSEEVKALIEKNDEKELYDRFYRDLEFGTAGLRGIIGGGTNRMNPLVIKNATQGLADYLIEAKPDKAKAGSLSAVIAYDSRRFSDVFAKTAALIFAANNIRCYLFSSLRPTPELSYAIRELGCDTGIVVTASHNPPEYNGYKAYWSDGAQITPPHDSGIIKKVGEVSSIKMMSEEEALKNGKLVIIDKEIDEKYWAMLKKKISRQEIIKNMASKVKIVYTPLHGTGAMHVEKVLGEMGFNVISVPEQREPDGNFPTVSYPNPEDPKALKMAMDLAIKEGADILMATDPDADRFACAVKNDAGEMQLISGNQMGALFADYICLTLKEQNKLPQNAAIVRSIVTSPLSDLIAASYNVQSEECLTGFKWICGVAERMVSTGSHSYLYGYEESFGYNFGTEVRDKDGIASSAICAEMTLYWRSKGKSLLDRLNEIFSKFAFYGEKTINMVYPGAEGLKIMQDMMVRVRKRNLSEIAGVKVKTIRDIQESTEYSPLEPSKKTTVTLPKSNVLQYYLEDGSIICIRPSGTEPKIKIYIIHSEKVVSSVEEAKKQSDKKIAEFEKEFNGVLNT
- a CDS encoding 3'-5' exonuclease, giving the protein MSSYDWISAVYDKAVFTAFDTETTGTEAKAERVVEIGCVKFDIRGVIARYNVLIDPEKPMPPEAGKVNQITDEMLAGQPKFAEVLPDFLDFIRNTVLVAHNASFDINFINCELERCGKTKLTNKVFDTLTFARETLPGLQSYALQNLATQFGVQAVNAHRAEDDARVCMEFFKIAVSHFFEKNKDMLDYYKKDVDISEYLSTKDPETDGGKLVQNLF
- a CDS encoding M3 family oligoendopeptidase, which gives rise to MQNKTAPRWDLKNIYPDFKSKKYAESKKKIPALTSKFEKHLKAFSGKDLKKWLVKALDILNEFNAEAETLYAYASAVYTTDTENKEALSELNSISALFVPFTPLGVRFSNILASVSKEVKALIKNDKDLKYASFYLENTLFWQKKQMSEEEEALAADLARSGASAWSKLQSTMTSTASCIWDEKTKEEKTLVQLRAMAYDKDEAVREKAFKKELELCKSIEKPVAAALNGVKGTSITLNKRRNWKGGTIEKSVKQANITQKTLDSLISAIEDSLPAWRKYLKAKAMLLGKKDLPFYDLFAPVSKSFPTYTWEEAKALVIENFSSFSKNMGDFAKKAFASNWIDGEVRNGKVGGAYCTHFPVTKEPRVLCNFDGSFSSVSTLAHELGHAFHFNVVKDMPVINQSYPMTLAETASIFAETILFESEIKKMNEEQKTALLEIHLQDGCQVLIDILSRFYFERSFMEEREKHELTAEDCCRLMLEAQKKSYGNGLDSKLLHPYMWLVKGHYYSADLGFYNFPYAFGQLFALGLYNRYKKEGEKFTSVYEDILRKTGMMDAVKVTKSAGFNIETPDFWKEGIKIFTDQISEFEKLVKKAKKK